The genome window ACGAGAATCCGGTCTACTACGTGCAGTACGCCCACGCGCGCATCTGCTCGGCCCTGGCCAACTGGGGCGGCGACGTCGCAGCGCTGGCCCAGGCCGACCTGTCGCCGCTGACCGAGTCGCACGAGTCCCAGCTGCTGGCCAAGCTGTCGGCCTACCCCGACATGCTGCAGCGCGCGCTGGTCGAGCTGGGCCCGCACCAGGTCGCGTTCTACCTGCGCGAACTGGCCGGCGAGCTGCACAGCTACTACTTCGCGCACAAGTGGCTGCTGGACGATAACGAGTCCCTCAAGCTGGCCCGCCTGGCGCTGGCCGCCGCGGTGCGCCAGGTGCTGCGCAACGGCCTGGCCCTGATCGGCGTCTCGGCGCCGGAAAAGATGTAAACCGTTCGAGTTGAAAGCGACATGACCGCCATCCGTTCCACCCGTAGTTTCAGCGCGCTGCGCCAGCGCGGCAGCACCCTGACCGGCATCATCATCGGCCTGATCATCGGACTCGGCATCGCGGTGGCGGTCGCCCTCATGATCACCAAGGGGGCCTCGCCCTTCACCGACCGCTCCAACAAGTCGGGCCGCCCGGCCGACCTGGAGCCGAGCCAGGCCAGCGATCCGAACAAGCCGCTGTACGGCAACCGCGCGCCGGCGCGCGAAGCCGCCCGCGAGCTGGGCGAGCGCGCCAAGCCGGCCGAAGCGGCTCCGGCGCCCGCCGCCCCTGCCCCCGCGCCGCGCGACGCCGATCCGCTCGGCACCGCCATCGCCGGCATGCAGGAGCGCTCGGCCCCGGCCCCTGCGCCGGCCAACACCGCGGCGCCCGCGCCCTCCGCTCCGGCCGCCACGGCCGGCGCCGACAACTACATCTACTACCTGCAGGCCGGCGCCTTCCGCGAGATGTCCGACGCCGAGAACACCCGCGCCAAGCTGGCCCTGCTGGGCTTCGAGGCAAATATCAGCGACCGCAACACCGACAGCGGCGTGCTGCACCGGGTGCGCGTCGGTCCCTATACCCAGGTCGAAGCCGTGAACAAGGCGCGCGCCAAGCTGCTCGACAGCGGCATCGACGTCGCCATCGTCCGCAACCAGAAATAAGGACAGGCATGCGAGCACTGCGCCGTCTCCTGCTGAGCACCGTCCTGGCCGGCCTGTCCGGCCTGGCCTTCGCCTCCCCTGCAGCGCCGCGCGAGGGCGTGGAGTTCAAGGCCCTGGCCACCCCGGTGGCGACCGACGCCGGTCCGCGCAAGGTCGAGGTGATCGAGTTCTTCGCCTATTACTGCCCGCACTGCTACGCCTTCGAGCCGCTGCTGGCCGACTGGGTGCGCAAGCAGGGCGACGCCATCGTGTTCAGGCGCGTGCACGTGCCGCGCGACGCCGCCGTGCTGCCGCAGCAGCGCATGTTCTACACCCTCGAGTCGCTCGGCCTGGTCGAGCAGTACCACGGCAAGGCCTTCGCCGCCATGCACGTCGAGCGCCAGCGCCTGTCCAGCGACGAGCAGGTGTTCGACTGGGCGGCGCGCGCCGGCATCGACCGCGCCCGCTTCATCGAGACCTACCGCTCCTTCGGGGTGCAGGCCAAGCTGCGCCGCGCCGGCGCCCTGGTGCAGGAATACGGCGTCGACCACTGGCCGATGGTGGCCATCGACGGCCGCTTCCTGACCTCGCCCGGCATGGTCGCCGAGGGCGCCCAGGGCGCAAGCCAGAACGAAACCCAGCTGATGCAGGGCGCCCTGCAGGTGATGGACCAGCTGGTCGCGAAGGCGAAAGCCGCCAAGCAATGACCGCGACGCCGGGCCAGCCGGACCGCGTCTTCATCACCGGCGCCTCCAGCGGCATCGGCGCCGCCCTGGCGCGCGAGTACGCCGCGCGTGGCGCCACCCTGGGCCTGGTCGCGCGCCGCCGCGAGCTGCTGGCCAGCCTGGCCGCCTCGCTGCCGGGGGCGGGACGCCACCACATCTACCCGCTCGACGTGACCGACCACGCGGCCCTGGCCGCCGCCGCGCAAGACTTCATCGCGCGCGAAGGCGGGGCCGACATCGTGATCGCCAGCGCCGGCATCTCGCACGGCACGCTCACCGAGCGTCCCGAGGACCTGCCCGTGTTCGAGTCCGTGTTCGCCACCAACGTCCACGCCATGGCGGCCACCTTCGCGCCCTTCATCGCGCCCATGAAGGCCCAGGCCGGACCGCGCCGCCTGGTGGGCATCGGCAGCGTGGCGGGCATCCGCGGCATGCGCGGGGCCGGCGCCTACTGCGCCTCGAAGGCGGCGGTGCACAGCTATTGCGAATCCCTGCGCCTCGAACTGCGCGCCTCCGGCATCCGGGTCGTGACCATCGCGCCCGGCTACATCGACACCCCCATGACCAGCAACAACCGTTTTCCCATGCCCTTCCTGATGAACGCCGAACGCTTCGCCGCCCAGGCCGCGGCCGCCATCGCGCGCGGCGCCAGCTACCGGGTCCTGCCCTGGCAGATGGGCTTCGTCGCCAGGCTGCTGCGCCTGCTGCCCAACTTCCTGTTCGACGCCGTGTTCTCGCGCGCGCCGACCAAGCAGCGCAAGGAGCCGGCATGAAGGCCGCCGCCATCGCCGCCCTCTCCGCCGCCGCGCGCGCCGGCCTGCAGGTCGAGGTCGTGGCCGAGACCGGATCCACCAACGCCGACCTGCTGGCGCGCGCCGCGACCCTCGCCGGCCCCGTGCTGCTGGTGGCCGAGCACCAGACCGCGGGCCGCGGGCGCGCCGGCCGCAGCTGGCTGTCCTCGCCCGAGGGCTCGCTCACCTTTTCGCTGGCCTGGAAGTTCGACGGTGGTCCGCAAGCCCTGGCCGGCCTGCCGCTGGCCGTGGGCGTGGCCCTGGCCGAGACCCTCTCTAGCCTGGGCCAGCAGGTCCAGCTCAAGTGGCCAAACGACCTGCTCAAGGATGGCGACAAGCTGGCAGGCATCCTGATCGAGACCCAGTCCGCGCCCGGCGGGGGCGTGTGGGCCGTGATCGGCGTCGGCCTGAACCTCCTGATGCCGGACGAGATGGAAGCGCGCATCGGCCGCCACGCCGCCGCCGTGCCCTGGCTGGCGCGCATGGAACGCGATGCCCTGGTGGCCGCCCTGCTCGACGGCCTGGCCACGGCCCTGGACGAATTCGCCGCGCGCGGCTTCGCCGCCTTCAGCGCGCGCTGGAACCTGCGCCACGCCTGGCAGGGAGAGACCGTGGTCCTGCTCGACGGCGGGCAGGTAGTGCACGAGGGCCTGGCGGCGGGCGTGGACGACGCCGGCCGCCTGCTGCTCGACACCGCCCAGGGCCGCATCCCGGTGCTGGCGGGCGACGTCTCCCTGCGGGTGAAGGCATGAGCAGCGTGCTCCTGATCGACGCCGGCAATACCCGCATCAAGTGGGCCCTGGCGCGCCTGGACGCCGCGCCCGGCCACTGGCAGGCGGACGGGGTCGCGCCCCATGCCGAGATGGACCGGCTGGCCGCCCAATGGGCCCGGCTGGGCGCGGCGCGCGCCCTGGTGTCGAACGTGGCCGGCGATGTGCTCAGGGACGCCATCGCCGCCGCCCTGCCCAAGGGCCTGGCGGTCGAATGGTTCGCCTCCAGCCCCGCGCGCGCGGGCCTGCGCAACGGCTACCGCGAACCCGGCCGCCTGGGCTGCGACCGCTTCGCCGCCGCCATCGGCGCGCGCGCCCTGGCCCCTGGCCAGGACCTGATCGTGGCCACCTGCGGCACCGCCACCACCATCGACGCGGTGACGGCGGACGGGCGCTTCCTGGGCGGGATGATCCTGCCCGGCCTGGCCCTGATGGCCTCCAGCCTGGCGCGCAACACGGCCCAGCTGCCCCAGGTGGCGCCGGGCGCCGCCCCGCCTCCCCTGTTCGGCGACAACACCGATGACGCCATCGTGTCCGGCTGCCTGTCGGCCCAGGCCGGGGCGATCGAACGCGCGGTGGCGGGCCACGGGGCGCGCGCCTGCATCGTCTCGGGCGGCGCGGCGCCATTTATCGCGCCGGCGCTCAAGGTCGGGCACCAGGTTGTCGATAATATCGTGCTGGTCGGCCTGCACGCCGCGGCAATCGCCGTCTGAATAGAGGAACCCCTGTGCTGAAATTCGTCTTCTGGGCCTTGCTGGCCCTGAACGCCCTGCTGTTCGCCCATGGCCGCGGCCTGCTCGGCACGCCCGCCGGCGGCGAGCGCGAACCGGCGCGGCTGAAGAACCAGCTGGCGCTCGACCGCATCACCCTGCTGAGCGACGCCGAGGCCACGGTCGCCGCCAGCGCCGGCACGGCCGACCCGGCCGCGCCGGCCGAGCAGGCGGCCCTGCCCCCGGCTGGCGCGCCCGCGCCGGCCGCACCTTTGCCGGTCGCAGCTGTGGCTGCAGCTCCTGCGCCGACCGCACCTGCGCCGGCCGCACCGCTGCTCGCCTGCGTCCAGGCCGGTCCCTTCAGCGCCGGCGACGCGCGCCGCTTCGAGAACCGCGCCGCGCGCCTGGACCTGGGCCAACGCCAGACGCGCCTCAGCGTCCCCTTCCAGGAAGTGAGCAGCTACATGGTCTACCTGCCCCCTGCCGGCGGCAAGGAAGGGGCCGACAAGCGCGTGGCCGAACTGAAGGAACGCGGCATCGACAACTATTTCGTGATGCAGGGCGAATCGCCGATGCGCTACGCGATCTCGCTGGGCGTGTTCAAGACCGAGGCCGCGGCCGAGACCGAGCTGGCGAACCTGGGCCGCCAGGGCGTGCGCGGGGTGCGCATCCTGCCTCGCGGCCCGCAGGGCACGCGCACCGCCTTCCAGTTCCGCGACATCGACGCCGCCACCCGCGCGCGCATCGCCGACATCGCCCGGGACTTCCCCGCCCCCCAACTCCAAACCTGCCGCTAAGCCATCCAGCAAAACCAGGGTCGGAGCCGATTTTTTTCGTCCTGCAAAACCAGGGTCAGAGTCGACTTTTTGGGCAATTCCCCAAAGTTGTCAAACAATTCGACTCCGACCCTATTTTTTTTCTTGGCCCATCGAAAAGTTGAGCGTCGTGAGCCTGAGGTCAATCAAGCTCGGCAAGCTTGTTTTTGGATGAAGCTATGCTTTGGCAGACTCAGCGAGTTCTAAAAAAATAGGGTCGGAGTCGAATTTAGTGACAACTTTTGAAAGTTGTCATTCAAATCGACTCCGACCCTGGTTCTTTGCCGGCCGATTTTCGGGCCGACGGTCTGGAACGCGGGAGCGGGTCAGCGCCGGACGACGATGGGGCGCAGCTTGAACGAGGACGGGATGGCGCGCGCCGCTTCGAGCGCTTCGGCGCGGGTCGCGAAAGGGCCGCCGAACAGGCGGTTCACGGCGCCGGCCTTGACCACTTCGAGCGTGCCGAAGGCTACGCCGGCCTGGCTCAGCTTCTCGCTCACCGCTTCGGCGGTGCCTGCGCGGCTGTAGGAACCGAGTTGCACGTAATAGCCCTGGGACGCCGGCGGCGCCAGCTCGGC of Massilia sp. KIM contains these proteins:
- a CDS encoding SPOR domain-containing protein, which codes for MTAIRSTRSFSALRQRGSTLTGIIIGLIIGLGIAVAVALMITKGASPFTDRSNKSGRPADLEPSQASDPNKPLYGNRAPAREAARELGERAKPAEAAPAPAAPAPAPRDADPLGTAIAGMQERSAPAPAPANTAAPAPSAPAATAGADNYIYYLQAGAFREMSDAENTRAKLALLGFEANISDRNTDSGVLHRVRVGPYTQVEAVNKARAKLLDSGIDVAIVRNQK
- a CDS encoding thiol:disulfide interchange protein DsbA/DsbL — encoded protein: MRALRRLLLSTVLAGLSGLAFASPAAPREGVEFKALATPVATDAGPRKVEVIEFFAYYCPHCYAFEPLLADWVRKQGDAIVFRRVHVPRDAAVLPQQRMFYTLESLGLVEQYHGKAFAAMHVERQRLSSDEQVFDWAARAGIDRARFIETYRSFGVQAKLRRAGALVQEYGVDHWPMVAIDGRFLTSPGMVAEGAQGASQNETQLMQGALQVMDQLVAKAKAAKQ
- a CDS encoding SDR family oxidoreductase, encoding MTATPGQPDRVFITGASSGIGAALAREYAARGATLGLVARRRELLASLAASLPGAGRHHIYPLDVTDHAALAAAAQDFIAREGGADIVIASAGISHGTLTERPEDLPVFESVFATNVHAMAATFAPFIAPMKAQAGPRRLVGIGSVAGIRGMRGAGAYCASKAAVHSYCESLRLELRASGIRVVTIAPGYIDTPMTSNNRFPMPFLMNAERFAAQAAAAIARGASYRVLPWQMGFVARLLRLLPNFLFDAVFSRAPTKQRKEPA
- a CDS encoding biotin--[acetyl-CoA-carboxylase] ligase, which codes for MKAAAIAALSAAARAGLQVEVVAETGSTNADLLARAATLAGPVLLVAEHQTAGRGRAGRSWLSSPEGSLTFSLAWKFDGGPQALAGLPLAVGVALAETLSSLGQQVQLKWPNDLLKDGDKLAGILIETQSAPGGGVWAVIGVGLNLLMPDEMEARIGRHAAAVPWLARMERDALVAALLDGLATALDEFAARGFAAFSARWNLRHAWQGETVVLLDGGQVVHEGLAAGVDDAGRLLLDTAQGRIPVLAGDVSLRVKA
- a CDS encoding type III pantothenate kinase, with the translated sequence MSSVLLIDAGNTRIKWALARLDAAPGHWQADGVAPHAEMDRLAAQWARLGAARALVSNVAGDVLRDAIAAALPKGLAVEWFASSPARAGLRNGYREPGRLGCDRFAAAIGARALAPGQDLIVATCGTATTIDAVTADGRFLGGMILPGLALMASSLARNTAQLPQVAPGAAPPPLFGDNTDDAIVSGCLSAQAGAIERAVAGHGARACIVSGGAAPFIAPALKVGHQVVDNIVLVGLHAAAIAV
- a CDS encoding SPOR domain-containing protein: MLKFVFWALLALNALLFAHGRGLLGTPAGGEREPARLKNQLALDRITLLSDAEATVAASAGTADPAAPAEQAALPPAGAPAPAAPLPVAAVAAAPAPTAPAPAAPLLACVQAGPFSAGDARRFENRAARLDLGQRQTRLSVPFQEVSSYMVYLPPAGGKEGADKRVAELKERGIDNYFVMQGESPMRYAISLGVFKTEAAAETELANLGRQGVRGVRILPRGPQGTRTAFQFRDIDAATRARIADIARDFPAPQLQTCR